In Dermacentor variabilis isolate Ectoservices chromosome 1, ASM5094787v1, whole genome shotgun sequence, the genomic stretch TGCTgccttaaaaaaattatggggttttacatgccaaaaccactacctgattatgaggcaagccatagtgagggactctgaataatttggaccacctggggtttttcaacatgcacctatatctaagtacactggtgtttttgcaATTCAGCCCCATCAGGATACGgacaccatggccgggatttgatcccgcaacctggtgcttagcagccctacaccacagccactaagcaaccacggcaggtggtgTTGCCTTTCATAACACTTCTTTCAATTCTAATCTTTTCTTGTCATACTCTGTGATGCATAACTGAACCTGGCAACAACAGCAACATGTGAACTAATcacaaagaagtaaaaaaaaaaagaaaaaaaaagctaattatgGCTTTGGGTTTGCGGGTGCTTGAAAGCGATGGATACATTCAGCCTTAAATAACATTTTCCCTACAAGTAAGCGAATGTGTCCCCAATGGAATCCAAAAAGAGTAATCTACCAGCACAGTATGACCTAATGTTTGCCTTTAATGCCCATTTGAAGAAGTCTGGAGGGAATGGGGCCCATAAGTATGTCGTGCTTAAGCCCATGCTGCACACTGTCGGGGTACTTTGAAAGTCTCATAAAATTTCCCCGAGAGGTTGAACATCGACCATGCTGGGCCACATCACATCAACAGTCACCACCATCTTCGCAGCATTTATACACCAGAATTTGTTAGTAGCACTGCAATGAGACTGTGGCTAGTTGAGATTTTCATGCACAATGACTGACCAGAATGACCACAATATGTATCACAGTTTCTAAAGATACCTAGAAGGTATGCATTGCAATCATACCGCAGTTGTATGAGACAAGAACAGTGCCGTACATACATAGCTTAAAGATAGGCAGTCATGTTTTCCGGCACACAACATACACAAAGCATCGCATCTTTTTGTCACTAAACTTAATGGTTCCTGCAACAGTATAACTCAAAGTTCTGTAAAGGGTGTTAGCAAAACACTCATACTGGAGTGCATATACAGTCGTGCGCCGCTAGAACAAACGCTGCTACAACGAAATTACCTTTATAACGAAGGTAAGATTCTGTTCTGGTCCTCTTGCGAGCTGTGTTGTGTGCCACCTTTACaacaaagtgacctgtataacaaaTAATTTCGGAGGCCCCACATATTTCTTTATAATGGCGTTTGACTGTACAAGGATACACAAAAGAGTGTGATCTAAAATGACATTCAAAATatacaagaaacaaaagaaaggtcGGCCAGccaacactaaaaaaaaaataataaaataactcGCAGAGGAATGCACGGCAATAAACCGTCGTGGCGTAGATGAACTGAGGAGCAAATAATGCTGGTGCATTAAGCTGAAAAAAATCTGGGGTAAAAcatgcaacaaaaaaagaagaaaagtgtgaTCTAAAAGAACATTGAAAtcatagaaaaaagaaaatcgggTGGCGGAGCTTAACTATGAAACAAATAATGCTAATGCTAACAAATAAGCTGGGGTAGAACAGACAACAGGGTAGAACAAACAACACAACCATACAATCATAAGCTATCATAAAACCATAAGCCCTAGCCCGAGTAACATCGTCAAATGGGCTTGTCACTTCTTATATTTCACTTCTTACATCTCACATCTTTATTGGCTATGCCCAGGTGGATGGCGCGGTGTCCGGGTTGCTTTTACCATTTTGCTTTGCAGACGTCCTCTTCAGAGGTTTCTCTTGCAAGTTGCGCAGCACAAACATCGCTGTTCATGAAAGTCTGACTTGTCTGTGCGCAACATGCCATGTGCTTAGAAAGGAAATGATGCACGGACGCAGCCTCAACCCCTATTAAATCGCTACATGCGCAATTGATTTCTAAATCACAATGTTACCCGAGTTCATCAGGCATGTAGCGTTTCGCGCCGCAGAAGTAAATAAACTATGACTGTCTCGCAGGGACGTAAAAAGTAAAAAATGAATCGGCGCTGCACAAAACACTCATGAACAAATGCCGCACGGGAAGCCGGCAACCGAGCACTGCGCAGCACTTGCACAGAACATTCACAATAAAAAGTTTAAACCATGCCACCTACTAAAGGACTACACCCTATCGCCGTCCGAGGTGTCACTGGCCGTTGAGCGCGCCTCCTCCATCTGCGTTGTGATGCGTTCCAGTTCAGCCACTTTGGTGTTGGCGTAGTGGTAGTACATCATCTTTATGCCACTTGCAATGGACATCTTCATGCGAATGTTGTACCGAAAGGCGTACTTGTTATTCTTCTCGGCACGCTTGTAAAGACGCTTCAGGTCGCGGATTTGCTGGTCGAGGAACACAATCTGCCGGTAAGTGTTGTCCAGCTTTTCCTGGATGGCCGCAGCACGACCTTCCAGCGTTTCACTTTCGCTGGGCGATAAATCCGTCGCTGCGACACCACCGTTTCCACTACTGCTCTCGCTACAGTCCCCTTTGGGCGCT encodes the following:
- the LOC142575975 gene encoding uncharacterized protein LOC142575975; translation: MAAPKGDCSESSSGNGGVAATDLSPSESETLEGRAAAIQEKLDNTYRQIVFLDQQIRDLKRLYKRAEKNNKYAFRYNIRMKMSIASGIKMMYYHYANTKVAELERITTQMEEARSTASDTSDGDRV